One part of the Bacillus sp. FJAT-27916 genome encodes these proteins:
- a CDS encoding aldo/keto reductase, whose translation MNYRQLGKSEMKVSEISFGTWGIGGDWGRSNDEDALSALARAMELGVNFFDTADVYGAGRSEELLRKATKGKEDEIYIATKFCRAGDIHDPLTYSEDSVRQYCEASLKRLGRERIDLYQIHCPPLEILKHTNVFEVLDKLQAEGKIRHYGVSVETVEEGLFCLTNPNVAALQVIFNLFRQKPLEELFPKAKEQGVGILARVPLASGLLTGKFTADTHFAKEDHRQFNANGEQFNVGETFAGLEFQKGVELSEQLSWIADGRESMASAALRWILDQEAVTCAIPGFKNVRQVEQNLSALETKSFNEDELKRLQNFYEGSVKDYIRGPY comes from the coding sequence ATGAATTATCGACAGCTTGGTAAAAGTGAAATGAAGGTAAGCGAAATCAGCTTTGGCACATGGGGGATAGGCGGAGACTGGGGGCGGTCGAATGATGAGGATGCCTTATCTGCCCTTGCCCGTGCGATGGAGCTGGGAGTGAATTTCTTCGATACAGCGGATGTGTATGGAGCTGGACGAAGCGAGGAGCTCTTGCGTAAAGCGACAAAGGGAAAAGAGGATGAAATCTATATTGCGACTAAATTCTGCCGGGCCGGGGATATTCATGATCCATTAACCTATTCTGAAGATTCCGTTCGCCAATATTGTGAAGCGAGCTTGAAGCGGTTAGGGCGGGAGAGAATCGACCTCTATCAAATTCATTGTCCGCCGCTTGAAATCCTTAAACACACAAATGTTTTTGAGGTGTTGGATAAGCTTCAGGCGGAAGGAAAAATCCGTCATTACGGAGTCAGTGTTGAAACGGTTGAGGAAGGGTTATTCTGCCTGACGAATCCGAATGTCGCTGCCTTGCAGGTGATTTTCAATTTGTTCAGACAAAAGCCGCTGGAGGAATTGTTCCCAAAAGCGAAGGAACAAGGTGTCGGAATCCTTGCTCGTGTACCGCTGGCAAGCGGTCTGTTGACAGGTAAATTCACAGCGGATACACATTTTGCTAAAGAGGATCACCGTCAGTTTAATGCAAATGGAGAGCAATTCAATGTCGGTGAAACGTTTGCCGGACTTGAATTTCAAAAGGGTGTAGAACTTTCGGAGCAGCTCTCTTGGATTGCTGATGGCAGGGAATCGATGGCCTCTGCAGCCCTTCGCTGGATTCTAGACCAAGAAGCCGTTACATGTGCCATTCCTGGCTTTAAGAATGTGAGACAGGTGGAGCAGAACCTGTCAGCGCTCGAGACGAAATCATTTAATGAGGACGAGCTCAAGAGGCTGCAAAATTTCTATGAAGGCTCCGTAAAGGATTATATTAGAGGACCATATTAA
- the mmsA gene encoding multiple monosaccharide ABC transporter ATP-binding protein, translating to MSSIILEMRNITKTFPGVKALDDVNLKIKKGEIHALCGENGAGKSTLMKVLSGVYPHGSYSGDIYFEDEVCEFKTIKNSESKGIVIIHQELALIPYLSISENIFLGNEQSKRGIINFNETYAKTIDLLKIVGLKESPDTMVNQLGVGKQQLIEIAKAISKEVKLLILDEPTAALNEDDSENLLNLMLEFKKQGMTMIIISHKLNEIAKVADSITILRDGKTIETLDMKKDQVKEERIIKGMVGRDLTNLYPEHTPSIGETIFEVKNWTVQDVTNTARNVVDDVSFHIRRGEIVGIAGLMGAGRTELAMSIFGKAYGTKMSGQLFKDGKELTLKNITQAIDAGIAYVTEDRKSFGLVLEEDIKTNITLANLHRVAKKSIIDDGQEVIEAESFRKKMNIKTPSITQKAMNLSGGNQQKVVLSKWIFTEPDILILDEPTRGIDVGAKYEIYSIINELADQGKGILVISSELPELLGISDRIYVMREGAFTAEFERKDASQENIMKYMTRTGVEQG from the coding sequence TTGTCATCTATTATTTTGGAAATGCGAAATATCACAAAAACGTTTCCTGGCGTCAAGGCCCTTGACGATGTCAATCTGAAGATTAAAAAAGGAGAAATACATGCACTTTGCGGAGAAAATGGTGCAGGTAAATCAACTTTAATGAAAGTATTGAGCGGTGTTTATCCTCATGGAAGCTATTCAGGAGATATTTATTTTGAAGATGAGGTATGTGAGTTTAAAACCATCAAAAACAGTGAGAGCAAGGGGATCGTCATCATTCACCAGGAGCTCGCTTTAATCCCCTATCTGTCAATTTCGGAAAATATCTTCCTTGGGAATGAACAAAGTAAACGGGGTATCATTAATTTCAACGAAACGTATGCAAAGACCATTGATTTGCTGAAGATTGTTGGATTAAAAGAGTCGCCGGATACGATGGTGAATCAACTTGGGGTAGGAAAGCAGCAGCTGATTGAAATTGCCAAGGCTATCTCAAAGGAAGTAAAGCTTCTCATTTTGGATGAGCCTACCGCCGCATTGAATGAAGATGATAGTGAAAACCTGCTGAATCTCATGCTGGAATTTAAAAAGCAAGGCATGACGATGATCATCATCTCGCATAAATTAAATGAGATTGCGAAAGTGGCTGATTCCATCACGATTCTAAGGGATGGAAAGACAATTGAAACATTGGACATGAAAAAGGACCAAGTGAAAGAGGAACGTATCATCAAAGGAATGGTCGGCAGGGACCTGACTAATCTTTACCCGGAGCACACCCCTTCCATCGGCGAGACTATTTTTGAAGTGAAGAATTGGACTGTTCAGGATGTAACGAATACGGCCAGGAATGTCGTTGATGATGTAAGCTTCCATATTCGCAGGGGAGAAATCGTCGGAATAGCCGGTTTGATGGGAGCTGGTCGGACAGAGCTTGCGATGAGCATCTTCGGTAAGGCATATGGGACGAAGATGAGCGGGCAGCTTTTCAAGGATGGCAAGGAATTAACCTTAAAAAATATCACCCAGGCCATTGATGCCGGGATTGCTTATGTCACAGAGGACCGGAAATCGTTCGGCCTTGTGCTTGAAGAAGACATCAAAACCAATATAACGCTCGCTAACTTACACAGGGTGGCAAAGAAGTCCATTATTGATGATGGACAGGAGGTCATTGAGGCAGAGAGCTTCCGGAAGAAGATGAATATCAAAACACCAAGCATTACCCAAAAGGCGATGAACCTGAGCGGAGGGAATCAGCAGAAGGTGGTTCTCAGCAAGTGGATTTTTACAGAGCCTGATATTCTCATACTTGATGAGCCAACGCGCGGGATTGATGTCGGGGCGAAATATGAAATTTATTCCATTATTAATGAGCTTGCAGACCAAGGAAAGGGAATATTGGTCATCTCCTCAGAGCTTCCTGAGCTGCTCGGTATAAGCGACCGAATCTATGTTATGCGTGAAGGGGCTTTTACCGCTGAATTTGAACGCAAGGACGCGTCCCAGGAGAATATTATGAAATACATGACCAGAACAGGGGTGGAACAAGGATGA
- a CDS encoding phosphatase PAP2 family protein has translation MYTSMETIALTITLLTIMIVYFVNQKNPFRVFSILLHRKQVVWHLGLLALILFINKLELRYESTFTNQPDYAALFYTYEASILANIQDALRHPLLTEITTFFYIIMFVTLIAVSLVSYLLKEDLKLFYTFIYAIGLNYIIAIPFYLFFPVNEAWYIHPQIDFLIPSVYTEFESQYRNISGLNNCFPSLHNSISLTLLLLSSRSSSRVFKSLFYVSVPIIMFSTIYLGIHWLSDMAAGIALAVTAVWAASLITERYTLLEARKTTLLNSVQSPLE, from the coding sequence ATGTATACATCCATGGAGACCATTGCCCTTACAATCACTCTCTTGACGATTATGATCGTCTATTTTGTTAACCAGAAAAATCCTTTTCGTGTTTTCTCCATTCTTCTCCATCGAAAGCAGGTGGTTTGGCATCTTGGCCTCCTTGCTTTGATTCTGTTCATCAATAAGCTTGAACTGCGGTATGAAAGTACATTCACCAATCAGCCGGATTACGCCGCCCTGTTTTATACCTATGAAGCTTCCATTCTAGCAAACATTCAGGATGCCCTGCGCCATCCTCTTTTAACAGAGATAACGACCTTTTTCTATATCATTATGTTCGTCACCTTGATTGCCGTCTCTCTTGTTTCCTACCTCCTCAAGGAGGATTTGAAATTGTTTTATACATTTATTTATGCGATTGGGCTGAATTATATCATTGCCATCCCCTTTTATTTATTTTTCCCTGTAAATGAAGCATGGTATATTCATCCGCAAATTGACTTTTTAATCCCTTCCGTCTATACGGAATTCGAATCGCAATATCGTAATATTTCCGGACTGAATAATTGTTTTCCAAGCCTGCATAACTCTATTTCGCTGACATTATTGCTCCTCAGTTCGCGCTCATCAAGCAGAGTCTTTAAGTCGCTGTTTTATGTCAGCGTGCCAATCATCATGTTTTCGACGATCTATCTCGGCATTCACTGGCTGAGTGATATGGCAGCAGGCATCGCGCTTGCCGTGACTGCGGTGTGGGCTGCTTCCCTTATAACAGAAAGGTATACTCTGCTAGAGGCTAGGAAGACAACCCTTTTGAATAGTGTACAGTCACCTCTTGAATAA
- a CDS encoding acyl-CoA dehydrogenase family protein, translating into MKHPYIQEEHVIFRKAFRKFLEKEAYPFYEKWEEDRIIPRTFWDKLGQSGYLCPDLPEEYGGLGVDWGISVIINEELERVGSGTVGISLHNDIVVPYITAYGTHEQKKRWLPKCASGESISAIAMTEPGAGSDLASIATTAEDRGDHYLVNGQKTFITNGIQADLIIIACKTDVHATPKHKGISLLVIERGMPGFSRGRKLNKVGLHCQDTAELIFEDCIVPKENLLGQEGSGFLYMMDKLQQERLVVAIAAQVAAEDMFAMTMDYVKSRRAFGKAIGDFQNTKFKLAEMATEIEMGRTFLDQLISSHMAGKDIVTKVSMAKWKLTDMAKRISAECMQLFGGYGYMEEYKIARRFRDTPVASIYAGTNEIMKTIIAKNLGL; encoded by the coding sequence ATGAAACATCCGTACATACAGGAGGAGCATGTGATCTTCCGCAAGGCTTTCCGAAAATTCCTTGAAAAAGAAGCGTATCCTTTCTATGAGAAGTGGGAGGAGGACCGAATCATCCCGCGTACTTTCTGGGATAAGCTTGGTCAATCTGGTTATCTATGTCCAGACCTGCCGGAGGAATATGGCGGACTTGGCGTGGACTGGGGGATTTCGGTCATTATCAATGAAGAGCTGGAAAGGGTTGGTTCAGGTACAGTTGGAATCTCACTGCATAACGATATTGTCGTACCATACATAACGGCCTATGGAACACACGAACAGAAGAAGCGTTGGCTGCCAAAATGTGCCAGTGGGGAATCGATTAGCGCGATTGCGATGACAGAGCCAGGCGCCGGCTCCGATCTCGCCTCCATTGCCACGACGGCCGAGGACCGCGGGGACCATTATTTGGTCAATGGACAAAAAACCTTCATCACAAATGGCATCCAAGCAGATTTAATTATCATTGCTTGTAAAACGGATGTGCATGCGACGCCAAAGCATAAAGGAATCAGCCTGCTTGTCATTGAACGCGGCATGCCTGGCTTCTCAAGAGGCCGAAAGCTGAACAAGGTGGGGCTTCACTGTCAGGACACGGCTGAATTGATATTTGAGGATTGTATCGTGCCAAAGGAAAATCTGCTTGGCCAAGAGGGGAGCGGCTTCCTGTACATGATGGATAAGCTTCAGCAGGAGCGCCTTGTCGTGGCAATCGCAGCCCAAGTGGCAGCAGAAGATATGTTTGCCATGACCATGGATTATGTCAAATCCAGACGAGCGTTCGGAAAAGCAATCGGTGACTTTCAGAACACGAAATTCAAGCTGGCTGAAATGGCTACCGAGATTGAAATGGGACGCACCTTCCTTGACCAGCTGATTTCCAGTCATATGGCAGGTAAGGATATCGTTACAAAGGTATCAATGGCCAAATGGAAATTGACAGACATGGCCAAGCGCATCTCGGCTGAGTGCATGCAGTTATTCGGAGGCTACGGCTATATGGAGGAATACAAGATTGCCAGACGATTCCGTGATACACCTGTCGCAAGCATCTATGCCGGTACCAATGAAATTATGAAAACCATTATTGCGAAAAATTTAGGGCTATAA
- a CDS encoding long-chain fatty acid--CoA ligase — translation MMNVPLTVQSLLERAEQFFPKKEVISRTHSRVQRLTYKEIGERTRRLAGALIDLGVQRGGRVGTLAWNHHRHLEAYFAAPGIGAINHTINIRLSKEHISYIINHAEDDVLLFDEDLLPVVSEIAHELTSVKAFIMMTDEQSLPEVSFSPLYSYEDLLKKGNPKTPFAKDIDENETAGMCYTSATTGNPKGVEYSHRGLVLHSFALGLADTVGVSERDVIMPVVPMFHVNAWGLPFAATWFGATQVLPGPQFNSTLIAEFIDEYRVTKTAGVPTIWLGLLQELETGKYDTSSLVTILCGGSAAPRSLIQTYEYTYKIPFRHLYGMTETTPLVLLSNLKSYQTDLSEDEILDIRAKQGLIVPGLEMKIVGSEGEVEWNGRDMGELILRGNWITDSYYKDERTNDAFKDGWLLTGDIATIDEEGNVKLVDRTKDLIKSGGEWISSVDLENALMAHEAVFEASVVAVPHIQWQERPIGCVVLKPEYKGKVTAEEIKEFIAPQFAKWWLPDEILFLDEIPKTSVGKFLKLKLRDIVQEQLQMR, via the coding sequence ATGATGAACGTACCATTGACTGTCCAATCTTTACTGGAGAGGGCTGAACAATTTTTCCCTAAGAAAGAAGTCATCTCACGAACGCATTCGAGGGTTCAACGATTAACCTATAAGGAAATTGGCGAGCGAACAAGAAGACTGGCCGGAGCATTGATTGATTTGGGCGTCCAAAGGGGCGGGAGAGTTGGAACGCTTGCATGGAATCATCATCGGCATTTGGAAGCGTATTTTGCGGCTCCAGGGATAGGCGCCATCAACCATACAATTAATATCCGTCTCTCAAAGGAGCATATTTCCTATATTATCAATCATGCCGAGGATGATGTGCTGCTCTTTGATGAGGATCTATTGCCAGTTGTATCAGAGATTGCGCATGAACTGACGTCTGTCAAAGCCTTTATCATGATGACAGATGAGCAATCCTTGCCAGAGGTCAGCTTTTCACCGCTATATTCATATGAAGATTTATTGAAAAAGGGCAATCCAAAAACGCCTTTCGCCAAAGACATCGATGAAAACGAAACGGCAGGGATGTGCTATACATCTGCCACGACAGGAAATCCAAAAGGAGTGGAATACAGCCATAGAGGTCTTGTCCTCCATAGCTTTGCCCTTGGGCTTGCTGATACAGTGGGTGTCTCCGAGAGGGATGTCATTATGCCTGTTGTTCCTATGTTTCATGTCAATGCCTGGGGTCTTCCTTTTGCAGCTACTTGGTTTGGCGCGACACAAGTACTTCCAGGGCCGCAATTTAACTCAACACTAATTGCTGAATTCATCGACGAATACCGAGTAACCAAAACAGCTGGTGTGCCGACAATCTGGCTTGGACTATTACAAGAGCTTGAAACAGGCAAATATGATACAAGCTCATTAGTCACCATCCTATGTGGAGGGTCGGCTGCTCCAAGATCCTTAATCCAAACCTATGAATATACGTACAAGATTCCGTTCAGGCATCTATATGGAATGACGGAAACGACGCCGCTCGTTCTGTTATCCAATCTAAAAAGCTATCAAACTGATCTCTCTGAAGACGAAATTCTCGACATTCGCGCTAAGCAAGGATTGATCGTACCTGGGCTGGAAATGAAAATCGTCGGCTCAGAGGGAGAAGTGGAATGGAATGGCCGTGATATGGGCGAATTAATTCTAAGGGGAAATTGGATTACAGATTCTTATTATAAAGACGAACGGACAAATGATGCTTTCAAGGATGGATGGCTGCTGACAGGGGATATCGCGACCATTGATGAAGAAGGGAATGTCAAATTGGTTGACCGCACGAAGGATCTCATTAAAAGCGGTGGAGAATGGATATCCTCCGTTGACTTGGAGAATGCGCTCATGGCGCATGAAGCAGTCTTTGAAGCAAGTGTTGTAGCTGTGCCGCATATCCAATGGCAGGAACGGCCCATCGGATGTGTCGTATTAAAGCCTGAATATAAAGGCAAAGTCACAGCCGAAGAAATCAAAGAATTCATCGCTCCTCAATTTGCAAAATGGTGGCTTCCAGATGAAATCTTGTTCTTAGATGAGATTCCGAAGACCTCAGTCGGAAAGTTCTTAAAGCTGAAGCTGAGGGATATCGTGCAGGAGCAGCTGCAGATGAGATAA
- the mmsB gene encoding multiple monosaccharide ABC transporter permease, giving the protein MKTLGSLMKNNVRQYGMILALVFIVILFQILTDGVLLKPINITNLILQNSYILVLAIGMLLVILLGHIDLSVGSVVAFTGAMSAIFMVEMNLPVWLSIVLCLLIGALIGAWQGFWVAYLKVPAFIVTLAGMLVFRGLTLWVLGGQSIAPFPEEFRKISTGFLPELSKTASLDLLTLIVGVIVSLVLIWTEVRKRNQQKSYHFEVLPTWLFALKLVFIVAVLNVFSYFLASYEGIPNILVILVVLIVAYSFFTNRTVSGRHLYAVGGNEKAAKLSGIKTQKLTFWVFVNMGVLAALSGLIFAARLNAATPGAGNSFELDAIAAVFIGGASAYGGIGTIIGAVVGGLVMGVLNNGMSLIGLGTDYQQTIKGIVLLLAVGFDVYNKNKTSKLD; this is encoded by the coding sequence ATGAAAACACTTGGCAGCTTAATGAAAAATAATGTTCGCCAATATGGCATGATACTCGCTTTAGTCTTTATTGTTATCTTATTTCAAATACTAACGGATGGCGTTTTATTGAAACCGATTAACATAACGAATCTTATCCTGCAAAACAGTTACATACTCGTGCTTGCCATTGGGATGCTTCTTGTTATTTTACTCGGACATATTGATCTTTCAGTAGGTTCGGTCGTTGCGTTTACCGGTGCGATGTCAGCCATTTTCATGGTAGAGATGAATTTGCCGGTATGGCTTTCGATTGTCTTATGCTTATTGATAGGCGCTTTAATTGGTGCATGGCAAGGATTCTGGGTCGCATATTTGAAAGTCCCTGCCTTTATCGTTACGCTTGCCGGGATGCTTGTCTTCCGCGGACTTACACTTTGGGTATTGGGCGGGCAATCCATTGCGCCATTCCCGGAAGAATTCCGGAAAATCAGTACAGGCTTCCTGCCTGAATTAAGCAAAACCGCCTCACTTGATCTTTTGACCTTAATTGTAGGAGTCATTGTTTCCCTCGTGTTGATTTGGACAGAGGTTCGAAAACGGAATCAGCAGAAATCCTATCATTTTGAGGTACTGCCAACATGGCTCTTTGCTTTGAAATTGGTCTTCATTGTAGCTGTTCTAAATGTATTCTCTTATTTCCTTGCTTCCTATGAAGGGATTCCGAATATTCTTGTCATCTTAGTCGTCTTGATTGTAGCCTACTCCTTCTTTACGAATCGTACCGTATCTGGACGTCATTTGTATGCGGTCGGCGGTAATGAGAAGGCAGCGAAACTGTCAGGTATCAAGACTCAAAAGCTGACGTTTTGGGTTTTCGTCAACATGGGTGTGCTCGCGGCATTATCCGGCTTGATCTTTGCAGCCCGCTTGAACGCGGCAACACCTGGAGCGGGGAACTCATTTGAGCTTGATGCCATTGCGGCTGTGTTCATTGGCGGTGCATCTGCCTATGGGGGGATTGGAACCATTATTGGAGCAGTTGTCGGCGGACTTGTTATGGGTGTTTTGAATAATGGGATGTCCTTAATTGGTTTAGGTACGGATTATCAGCAAACCATTAAGGGTATTGTATTATTGCTTGCAGTAGGCTTTGATGTCTATAACAAGAACAAAACATCTAAGCTAGATTAA
- a CDS encoding aldose epimerase family protein, whose translation MEIRETSFGRMDDQEVIQFSFTTDKGTTMKCINYGCIITDLIVPDRNGKMGNIVLGFDTLEDYVKHSPYFGAIVGRIAGRIAGGRFTLDGETYQLAKNQSSNSLHGGLKGFDKVVWNYELVEKGTAAGVEFTYISHDGEEGFPGNLHVTTTYLLDEDGSLEISYKAYSDQDTIINLTNHSYFNLSGDLTKDILNHKLKLKSSSFLELGEDLIPTGQIVPVEGTSFDFTEEAEVSQGVASGYKQNDIAGGGYDHPFCLDSHFEEEIVLEDPVSGRKLVVETDQPAVVIYTCNQYDGEYSIRGVKPHNHMAICLETQGYPDAINKPHFPSVVLKKDDTYKAVTRYTFS comes from the coding sequence ATGGAAATCAGAGAAACGAGCTTTGGCAGAATGGATGATCAAGAGGTTATTCAGTTTTCCTTTACTACTGATAAAGGAACGACGATGAAGTGCATCAATTATGGATGCATTATTACGGATTTGATCGTCCCCGATCGAAATGGAAAAATGGGTAATATCGTTCTTGGCTTTGATACCCTTGAGGATTATGTCAAGCACTCCCCATATTTCGGTGCCATTGTTGGAAGAATAGCTGGAAGAATAGCAGGGGGACGCTTTACGCTTGATGGGGAAACCTATCAATTGGCGAAGAATCAATCCAGCAACAGTCTGCATGGCGGTTTAAAAGGATTCGATAAAGTCGTATGGAATTATGAATTGGTTGAGAAGGGAACAGCAGCAGGGGTTGAATTTACATATATAAGCCATGACGGGGAGGAGGGCTTCCCAGGTAATCTTCATGTAACAACAACATATTTGCTAGATGAAGACGGCAGTCTAGAAATCTCTTATAAGGCCTATTCTGATCAAGATACCATCATCAATTTAACGAATCATTCTTATTTCAATTTGAGCGGGGACTTAACGAAAGACATTCTAAATCACAAGCTGAAGCTGAAAAGCAGCTCATTTTTGGAACTTGGAGAGGATCTTATTCCTACTGGGCAGATTGTGCCTGTTGAGGGGACCTCATTTGATTTCACGGAAGAAGCTGAGGTTTCCCAAGGGGTGGCATCCGGCTATAAACAAAATGATATCGCAGGCGGGGGTTATGACCATCCGTTCTGTCTGGATAGCCATTTTGAGGAAGAGATTGTGCTCGAAGACCCAGTAAGCGGACGCAAGCTTGTAGTGGAAACCGACCAGCCTGCTGTTGTCATTTATACTTGTAATCAATATGATGGTGAATATTCCATTAGAGGGGTCAAACCGCATAATCATATGGCCATTTGCCTTGAAACGCAAGGATACCCGGATGCGATTAACAAGCCTCATTTCCCATCTGTTGTGTTGAAGAAGGATGATACGTATAAAGCAGTCACACGCTACACGTTCAGCTGA
- a CDS encoding SDR family oxidoreductase, translating to MELGLKGKNALVVASSQGLGKAIAIKLAEEGANVMVTSRSADKLKTVVEELKKVNPAGNYYWHEADITQADDIDRLVKATADKLGTIDILLNNAGGPPAGGFMDLSDEDWQKGFELNLLSYIRMIRAVLPNMKNGGRILNMASISVKEPIQGLLLSNTFRLGIVGLTKTLAAEFAERDILINTIAPGVIATDRIDYLDQVTAEKQGLTVEEVKERAEKQIPLGRYGKPEEFANYAVFLLSSVNSYVTGQVYLIDGGKAKGI from the coding sequence ATGGAGCTAGGGTTAAAAGGAAAGAATGCATTGGTTGTGGCTTCAAGTCAAGGGCTGGGCAAGGCTATTGCCATCAAGCTGGCTGAAGAAGGGGCTAATGTGATGGTGACAAGCCGGAGCGCTGATAAATTGAAGACCGTTGTGGAGGAGCTGAAAAAGGTAAATCCAGCCGGAAACTACTACTGGCATGAAGCGGATATTACCCAAGCGGATGACATTGACAGGCTCGTCAAAGCTACTGCTGACAAGCTTGGAACAATTGATATTCTTCTTAATAATGCTGGAGGTCCGCCAGCCGGAGGATTTATGGATTTATCTGATGAAGATTGGCAGAAGGGATTTGAATTGAACCTGCTCAGTTACATACGTATGATTCGGGCCGTTCTTCCCAATATGAAGAACGGTGGAAGAATCCTGAATATGGCCTCGATTTCAGTAAAAGAGCCGATTCAAGGGCTGCTTCTTTCAAACACCTTCCGTTTAGGAATCGTCGGCTTAACGAAGACGCTTGCAGCTGAATTTGCTGAACGAGATATCCTTATTAATACGATTGCACCAGGGGTGATTGCCACTGACCGCATTGATTATCTTGATCAGGTGACTGCAGAGAAGCAAGGTCTTACGGTGGAGGAAGTCAAAGAACGTGCGGAAAAACAAATCCCGCTCGGCCGTTACGGGAAACCGGAGGAATTCGCCAATTATGCTGTGTTCCTGCTCTCATCCGTTAACTCTTATGTGACTGGGCAAGTTTACTTAATTGATGGAGGTAAGGCGAAAGGAATCTAA
- a CDS encoding NAD(P)/FAD-dependent oxidoreductase: MRTNEWDCIIIGGGIAGLQAAIQMGRSQHTCLVIDSKEEGRSSLCKDYRNILGWPDGISGEDLRALGREHAQKTGIEFLKDHVTTLKDVNGRFHVKTTEHEFTARTLLLATGITDRIPPIPNLKECLGMTIYICTDCDGYEVIDTPTLVMGSGEAGANFALSLLYWTNQITYINHEKNDIPEDLLMRLKESGIYYIEEKIEAVRKEGDSDFKGVFLANGELIEGERAFVSFGGNDVHTALADQLGIDVMNNRHIHVNPRTKETSIKNVWAAGDIVAHSEQATIAMGEATQAAIWIHKRLMKLLKEE; encoded by the coding sequence ATGAGAACGAATGAATGGGATTGCATCATCATCGGCGGCGGTATCGCAGGATTGCAGGCCGCAATCCAAATGGGAAGAAGCCAGCATACATGCCTAGTGATTGATTCAAAGGAGGAAGGACGTTCTTCCCTTTGCAAGGACTATCGTAATATTCTCGGCTGGCCGGACGGAATCAGCGGAGAGGATTTGCGGGCACTTGGCCGGGAGCATGCCCAAAAAACAGGAATTGAATTTCTAAAGGACCATGTTACAACATTAAAGGATGTGAATGGCCGCTTCCATGTCAAGACGACAGAGCATGAATTCACCGCCCGCACTTTGCTGCTTGCTACGGGGATAACAGACCGAATTCCTCCTATTCCTAATCTGAAGGAATGCTTAGGAATGACCATCTATATTTGTACCGATTGTGATGGGTATGAGGTCATTGATACACCGACCCTTGTTATGGGCTCTGGTGAAGCTGGGGCAAATTTTGCTCTCTCTCTTCTCTATTGGACAAATCAGATTACGTATATTAATCACGAAAAGAACGATATCCCAGAGGACTTGCTAATGAGGCTCAAGGAAAGCGGGATTTATTATATAGAGGAGAAAATTGAAGCCGTAAGGAAAGAGGGTGATTCCGACTTCAAGGGAGTGTTCCTTGCCAATGGTGAGCTAATCGAAGGGGAGCGTGCCTTTGTTTCCTTCGGCGGCAATGATGTTCACACAGCTTTAGCGGATCAGCTTGGGATTGACGTAATGAACAACCGGCATATACATGTGAATCCGAGGACAAAGGAAACAAGCATTAAAAATGTTTGGGCAGCAGGAGATATCGTTGCTCATTCTGAGCAGGCAACTATCGCAATGGGAGAGGCCACTCAGGCTGCCATCTGGATTCATAAGCGTTTAATGAAGCTGTTAAAAGAAGAATAA
- a CDS encoding YxcD family protein, with protein MGPLKLSEQEIINSLCLYMAAKRQVSPENVEIELMYDDDYGFSAESHVNGRSQILITANIIEALRFYIEHQLNMDPFAAAIELELDDDEGIIANVR; from the coding sequence ATGGGACCGCTAAAGCTATCGGAACAAGAGATCATTAATTCCCTTTGCTTATATATGGCTGCTAAGAGGCAGGTCAGTCCCGAGAATGTGGAAATCGAATTAATGTATGATGATGATTATGGGTTTTCCGCTGAATCACATGTTAATGGGCGCTCACAAATCTTGATTACGGCTAATATCATTGAAGCACTGCGCTTTTACATTGAACATCAGTTAAATATGGATCCCTTTGCGGCAGCCATTGAACTTGAGTTGGATGACGATGAAGGAATCATCGCCAACGTGCGATAA